In Vulpes lagopus strain Blue_001 chromosome 20, ASM1834538v1, whole genome shotgun sequence, the DNA window GCTCCTGGTACCCAATGACAGCTTCCAACCGAGTCGCAGCCGCCGGCCCTGGGCCAGGGACGACCCCAGAGGCCCAGGCCTGCCGGCCTCCCCGGAGCGGAGCGAGTCCCCCCACGCCgtcctcccgccctcctcccccctgtaACGAAGTGCAGCCCGGGCCTCTagaaactcttttttcttttcttttctttttttttttctttttctttctttttcttggggggcgggggacgtCGAGGGAGGGATGCACTTAGCAGCGCCTTCTTACAAAACGCGTCTCTGGGAGCAGCAGCGCCCTTTAAAGCCTGGAGAGGGCTGAGCCGGGTCCCAGGGCGCACGCCCCTGCGCTCCCAGCGGCGGCGCCGCGCCGGgtcctccccgggcccccacccccacccccaggccccgggcccgCGGAGCTCTCCCGCGGCCTCCGGGTCCCTCCGCTCGCCACGTCGCGCCGGCGCCGGGCCGCTCACTTGGCGTCGGAGGCGAGGCGCGGCAGGCTGCCCGCGCCCATGGCCGACACGTGGTGGTGCGGCGGCGGCACCTGGCACATGCTGCAGGGGCAGGGCATCCCGCCCCAGTGCTGgaagccgccgccgcccccgccgccgccgccgccgccgcccagcggggccgccgccgccgccgccgacgGGGACTTGAGCAGGCCGTGCGGGGGCCGGATGGAGCCGACCGACGACAGCCCGGAGCCCGGCAGCGACGCGCTGGacacggcggcggcggcggcggcggcggccgcggcggcggcggcggggggcaggATGGGGTGGTGCACCGCGGGGTGGTGCGCGGCgtgcgcggcggccgcggggtgCGCGGTGGCGGCGGGCAGGGGCGCCGAGTGCGCCAGGCCGCCGCAGGCCGACGGGTGGAAGCCCGCGTGGTGGCCGCCGTAGATCTCGCTCACCAGCCGCTTCATCTCCTCCAGCGAGTTGGTGAGCATGAGGATGTAGTTGCGCGCCAGCAGCAGCGTGGCGATCTTGGAGAGCTTGCGCACCGACGGGCCGTGCGCGTACGGCATGACCTCGCGCAGCCCGTCCATGGCGATGTTGAGGTCGTGCATGCGCTTGCGCTCGCGGCTGTTGATCTTGAGGCGGAGCTGCTGCAGCTCGGGCTCCGTCATCTGCTTCTTGTCCTTCTTGGTGGACGACGCGGCCGCCGACGAAGTGGACGACGAGGTGCTGGACGAGGATGACTTGAAGCCGCCGCCGCCCAGCTTGTCCCCGGGGTGCGCGCCCGCCGCGCCCATGGCGCCGCGCAGCTCCGCGCTCAGCTCCGGCGGGCAGTCGCTCGGCGTGGACGAGGACACGGTGCCTCCCGtgaagccgccgccgccgctgccttTGCTCCGGGCCGGCAGAAACAGGTCATCGGGCTCTGGCGACGACGGGCGACTGGACACCAGGCTGGCGTCCGAGTCCATGGCCCCCGGGGATAGTCGCAGCTTTCGCAGGgtcctccccccctccctgggcGCTCGGAGCTTTACGCACGCCTCCTGCgaaagaggagaagaaacaggagagagagagagatcgcgGTGGAGcgtgagacagacagacagagagacagagagacagagagacagagagagaagctgttCCCGCCTGCACCGCAGCGCGAGGTCCAGGCGCCGGTGGCCGGTTGCCCCGTGACCACCTCGCTGTGTCCGGCCTTCGGTCAACGGCACCCAGGTCCGCACGGAATAATCCCCCTcatccctcccaccaccacctcctccgcTCTCATCCACAGGTTGTTTTATTCCAGGGAGCACTGGCTGCCCCTCGGTGAAGGTGGCATTCTGGAAGCTTTATGCCTGCAACTGGGAACCGGGAGGCTGAATCCCCAGGGATGGAATGGCAAGTGAGGGTTTTTTTGGGAGAGGGGGGGAATAGAGGAGCTCTAAACAGAGAAGTAATTATTTGGTTTTTCAAACACATCGACCTTATCTCCATCGACACCGCGCAGCAAACACCCACAGGCACCCAGCGCCCGCGAGCCTAGATAACACGCGCTGCGcccggggggccgcggggagctTTGCCAGCTGACCGAGACTTGGGCAGAAGGAACTGTGGTCGCCCCGACTTCTCGCTTTGGGGCGACGGGGATGCTGCGGGGAGAGTCGGGGCAGAGAAACCGCTCGGGGGAACTGGCGGGCAGGGCCGGGATCGGGGCCCGCTCTAACGAAGCCTCCCTGGGTCGCGGGCCAGTTGAGGGGCGTCTGTCCCCGGGATGTAgactggggctgctgggggcggggACACTTACTGTGGATGCAATTAGAGGAGCTGGTTCCCGAAAGCCGCAGCGGAGAACCGGGCTCCGGGCGCCGAGGTCTCGCTGGTCTATGATAAGCATCCGCACCTTTCGGGGCTCGGTCGGTTTTTATAGCCCGGTGGCGGCGGCGACCGCGGCGGCGGTGGCCGAGGCGGGGGCGGGGAACAATGTGCGGGTCCTGGAGGGGCCGCCGCGCCAATGAGCTGGGCCCGCCCGGGGGGCTGGGAAGCTGATGTCATCCCGGCTAATTCCGCTCAATGAAACTCGCCCGGCCCGCACACGCCTCCTCCCCGCGCACAGCCAATGGGCGTCGGCGGCCGGGAGATTCTTGGGGAGGGACTGGAGGAGGAACCCGCCGAGGGGGTGTGAGAGgcgagggggaggaggagggcgggctCGCCGGGGAAGTACCGAGGCCAGAAGAGAATGCAgctgagctggggagagagggagtgttGTCAAATTGCTGCAAAAATACGGTTTCCGCAGAgtcaggctgggggctggggtgggccgGGGGTGTCTGCAGACAGAAAACTAAGCTGACACCCAACGCGACCGGAGCTTTGGGGATGCGCGCGGGTAACCCCGGCCACGCAGGCAGCTGGGGCTGGAGTCTCCTGCGTTTTGCATTTCATCTCCCTCTGCGTTCTCGTGGCCTGTCCCCGTCTCAAGGGCTTCATCCACACGTGGGCATTTTGAACCCCAAATGTAAAGGACAGTCCAGGCACAAAGCCCCTACTTTCTTCCCAAGCTAAGCGCGCCTCCGGGAGCTGGCGGTTCGGCTCCTCGGCCGAGGGCTGGTAGCGCCCccagctgggggcagggccttGCGAGGCGGAGGGGACCTACTCCTGAAGCGTGTTTTGAAAGAAATCACGACCGCTCCTAAAGTGGAGAATGGGGCAGACACAGGGACGAGGTATTTCCCCCCACGGGAACCGCACGAACGGAAGGAAGGCAGAGTCTGGAGTCCAAAGTTaagagccctcccctcccctccatttaTTAGCTCTGGAGCCGATGACGGTATTTTCAGCATCATCCTTGTGGTCCTGACCACGCTGTGGGGTAGGAGGGAGACGCTAGTTAGTCTgggggatgggaaaaaaaaaacgtttAAGGTCTGGTCAAAGActtctccaggccctgggccagacaGCAAGATCCAGCTACTTGCAGCGGTACTCAGACACCTTTTTACCAATCGCAGCTTGGCTGCTAAACCCCAAAACTTCTGCCCGATCAGGGATTAAACATGATCTTAGAGAAGCGGCTAACTGAGATAGTTTAGTGGTCCTGACGCATccaacccattttacagaagggaaaaTCAAGAGACCATGTCTATAGCAAACCTACAGAAAACACTGCTAACCCTTTACGGCACAGATGGCTGCGTTGGCAGTTCCTTAGAGTAGTGGCAGCTGAATGTCTCTAACCACTTCCCCGAGCTGGATTCCTTACGTCCATACCTTTCGAATACAGAAGTTTGGTTCTGCAGACCCGGGAACCGGTTTGGTTCCTAGCCCTTTATATtgcacagacacatacacaaGCACACCCTAGCCCTCCTTCTTCTGGTTGTGTGGTTGTTTGGGAAATTTTACTTTCCCTGTACCACgtcaaaaacaaagtaatttttgtttgtttgtcctaCTTTCAAATTgggaaagtacaaaataaatacaaaaataagccCACCGTATAGCTCCCAATGACCGAGTAAGACTATGAGAGAAAAATCTAGTGGGTTCTCGCCTTCGCCTCTCCTCTCGTGCTTTCTGGAGCATAATTTTTCAACCCGTGTGTTTCCCGGTTGGCTCCACAGCCACCCATTAAATGTGTGCTTCAAGCATGAAGAACTGAAGTGTGGGGATATGTTGTCCAACGGTCATGGAAGATGGCCCATAACCGTTGATTTAGGAGAATCTGTCACAAGGTGGAAGGCAGGGGGCTGGAGTGGGGAGCGAGAGTAACTGGAATAGGTATTAGACAATGGTCCCTTTGGGCCTCCCCGACCACATGCAGTGAAGACATTCGTGGGAATGTGAGCCGTGGGGCCACCAGCCCACTTGTGCGCACCCCTGTGTATCTAATAAACACCGGCTGGCGCGCCCTGCGAGCGCCTGGGTTACAGACACTGAGGTTAGTCCAGAGGGCGGCACGTGTCCTGGAGCCCTGGTTCCTTCTTTTGTTGCCTGCCACCCGCAACTGTCCTGCGTCCTTCGGTCCCTGAGAGTGCCTGGGGTTCTTTAAGCGCTCCTTGCAGAGGCTGGAGTTGGAAGCAGGGGCGAAGGTTGAGGGGCTCATTGTGGCACCTTGCATATTTAAAGCCTGGGAAGGCAGAGTGCTGCGGGCCCTTCGCCAGGTTCTCTCGTGAACGCCCCTATGGATACTCCCCAGGCCCCAAACCCGTGCCACTGAGCCAGGGGCAGTGGTGGCTGTTCTGGGCTGTGCAGCGGCACCTCGCGGTTCTCACTCCCCAAGCCCGGAGCTCAGCTGCCCGGCAGCTCTGGGCTGGAGACCCATTCTCCCCGCAGCATTCTCCAACATCCTGCGGTTGTCAGAAAGTCGCTCTGGGAGGTAGGGGCAGTCTGTGTCCCCCTGGGCTAAGGGAGCCCAGGTCGCTGGactcctctctctgggtctttgaGCCCTCCTACCCCCGCTCCAGGAATAATCAAAAACTTGAGCCAGCCGCTGGCGCCTGCCCTCGTGCGTCCCGGAGGCGTCCTGGCATTTGCTCTGTTCTTGAGCCCGGCGCTTGGTGTGCACGTCCTGGGTGGGTTCTGGGCAACGCCGCAGCCCCTTCCCGCGAAACGGAGACTTGCCGAGGCTAATCAGCCGGGCTCTGGGAGTTCCTGGCTGGCCCAGGCATCCAGAAGCTGTCGGCCTCCTCCGTCAAAACGGAAGACgtgtttttccct includes these proteins:
- the OLIG2 gene encoding oligodendrocyte transcription factor 2, yielding MLIIDQRDLGARSPVLRCGFREPAPLIASTEACVKLRAPREGGRTLRKLRLSPGAMDSDASLVSSRPSSPEPDDLFLPARSKGSGGGGFTGGTVSSSTPSDCPPELSAELRGAMGAAGAHPGDKLGGGGFKSSSSSTSSSTSSAAASSTKKDKKQMTEPELQQLRLKINSRERKRMHDLNIAMDGLREVMPYAHGPSVRKLSKIATLLLARNYILMLTNSLEEMKRLVSEIYGGHHAGFHPSACGGLAHSAPLPAATAHPAAAAHAAHHPAVHHPILPPAAAAAAAAAAAAAVSSASLPGSGLSSVGSIRPPHGLLKSPSAAAAAAPLGGGGGGGGGGGGFQHWGGMPCPCSMCQVPPPHHHVSAMGAGSLPRLASDAK